AACACCAGCTGCATGGGCATGTCCGAGCCCGCCACCGTCTTCAGCGGCGTCTTCAGCACCGTGCGGCGCAGGATGGCGTCCAGCGGCGAGTGGATGAGGTAGATGGCGTAGCTGTACTTGCCAAAGGTGAGCAGCAGCCGCGTCGTGAGGAAGCGGTACAGGACATGGCCCTTGGAGACGGCCACCGCCTTGTACACGCACACGGCGTAGAGCACGGCGATGGCGGTGTAGCCGCCCGTGCGCTTCACCAGCTCGAAGGTGGGGCCCACCGGCAGCACCACCAGCGCGAGCACCACCGGCACCGAGGCCCAGACCGCCCAGCGCATCCACGGGAACGCCTTCAGGCCCAGCCCTTCCGGGTGGCGCAGCGCCATCGCGAGCAGGCCGCCCATCGCCAGCGAGTCCACGCGGCAGAACGTCACCACGTAGGTGCTTTCGATGCTGGCCCCGTACAGCGTGAGCCCCACGCGCACCAGGATGGCCAGGGCGATGGTGCCCAGGCACAACCGGATGGCGCCCCGGTACGACACCGCGGCGATGAGGAAGGGCCAGACGATGTAGAACTGCTCTTCGATGGCCAGCGACCACACCACGCCGAGGATGGGGTGCGTGGTGTCCACCCACAGCTGGTAGAAGTTGGAGAAGTACAGCAGGTACCAGACGGCGCCGTCGGTGGTGATGCGCTCGTCCAGGCCCAGTCGGCCCGCCAGTGATGGCAGCACCAGGAACGACACCGCCAACGCCAGGTAGTAGAGCGGGAAGATGCGCAGGAAGCGGCGCATGTAGAAGTTGCGGAAGAAGTACGGCTGTCCCTTCGCCTCCCAGAGGATGCCGGTGATGAGGAAGCCGGAGAGGACGAAGAACAGGTCCACGCCCGTCCATCCGGCGCCGGCCAGCCACCACGTCACGCGTCCCGCCACGCTCTGGTCGCTCAGGTGGGTCGTGTGGAAGAACACCACCAGCAGGACGGCGAGGCCCCGCACACCGTCCAGCACGGGCAGGTGACCCTGCAGGCGCGGAGCGTGCGCCGTGGGTGCATCC
The Myxococcus virescens DNA segment above includes these coding regions:
- a CDS encoding acyltransferase family protein; the protein is MSLNSGRVDAPTAHAPRLQGHLPVLDGVRGLAVLLVVFFHTTHLSDQSVAGRVTWWLAGAGWTGVDLFFVLSGFLITGILWEAKGQPYFFRNFYMRRFLRIFPLYYLALAVSFLVLPSLAGRLGLDERITTDGAVWYLLYFSNFYQLWVDTTHPILGVVWSLAIEEQFYIVWPFLIAAVSYRGAIRLCLGTIALAILVRVGLTLYGASIESTYVVTFCRVDSLAMGGLLAMALRHPEGLGLKAFPWMRWAVWASVPVVLALVVLPVGPTFELVKRTGGYTAIAVLYAVCVYKAVAVSKGHVLYRFLTTRLLLTFGKYSYAIYLIHSPLDAILRRTVLKTPLKTVAGSDMPMQLVFYVVAAGLSLGLALVSWNLFEKHMLKLKDYFPYGQRPAPVPLPVSLPEDARAERTEASARVA